From Impatiens glandulifera chromosome 7, dImpGla2.1, whole genome shotgun sequence:
ttatCTGCACATGTTTTTCTAGTCCTCTTTGCGTTTTTTTTACATTCAATTCAATTGGGAAGCCACATTGGAaaacaacatattaaattatGCTAGAGGTCGGACAAATTACAATATTGAGAAGAGCGGTTACATTATTCAAATGGAGTGTTTCTGAAAACTAAGTTCATAATTACCTTCAATTCAATTGGGAAGCCACATTGGAaaacaacatatttatattttaaatgctTTCAAGCAAATTGGTGTGCAAACTACATCATTAGAAGAATTTTGTTGTCATAAGAAAGAACAGTAAACATGTCAATGAGGATGAATCGCACAATGCCGATCTCTACCTCTAACCTTcctttttgaattatttaaactCTGGTACTCTGCCAGTATGCTCTTAAGGTTCATATGTCATAAAGTTTGCATAATGAAATCATGCAATTTAAAATAAGGAAAGGGGCCTTTAGTAACAGGCTCACAAAAATTCACTCGGTGAAACAACCATGCAATCATTCAATTCATTCATTGTCTATCTACACATGTTGGAAGCAACTCACCacgaaagaaaaaagaagaaaaacaagaaaaataacgaaaaaataaatagattgatCCTTTGCTGATTTGTGTTCTCCATTTCCTGCTGAAGAACTATAACTAGTTTCCTGAGTCTCCATCCTCCACCTCTCCATCTTGGtgctcctcttcttcttcctcttcttcttcttcttcaaccacCACAGCTCCAGCCCCGAGTAGAGTATTCCGTATCATTTCCTCCCAACCCCTTATTCTTGTTCGCATTAGTCGCATAGAAAGTGCGCTGAAATTGCTTGGCTCACTTGAATCAGCATCTTTAAACTGGGATTCGGACGAATTCTGATCTAGTGGTGGACAGTACTCCAATGTACATCGCCCAGATAGATCCATTACATTAACCTCAAAAGAGGGGGAGAGCATCCTCCCAACAGCTTTAACATGAGAAATGCTGAAAGACAACACAAATTCACTAAATCAAAATTGTCTCCAAGCTTAGTTAAATAAATGTacataaaataagtttataacaAGGAAATAGGTACAAACAAAGCTTAAGAAGGGGACATCTGTATCTGTTGTATTGGGttaacaaaagaaagaaaatgagggcaaaaagaaatcaaattcTAAACTAAAAAATGTTTTACATAAACTCCTATGTTACAATGAGGATGCATTTGTTTTTGTGGAGGGCAATCATGAAAAGAAGACTTTGTTTTAGTTATGCGTTCATGTTCATGTTCATGTTCATGTTTTTAGTGATAATAAATCTCTATCTCTAAGGGTTATTTTGCACGATGTCCAAGCCTTTCCCGTTCTCCTTTTCCCCCTTCCTTTTTTCTTGAATTAGTGTTAATATTGCAAGATCGCTTTCATAgctttaacttaaaaaaaactagGTGCTTACCTTTTCTTATAGACCATGGTATTTTCTCTCAAGCAGACTAGCACAACATCCAGTCACTTCACTTCAATGAAAGTGTTTTCAGTGGGAATCAAACCTCTTAGTTCAACACTCATTTCACTTGAACAACGTGAGTGGGTAAAAACTAGTAAATGCACTTCTTTTTTTCTATAGATAGAGGTATCGATGGGCCTTGTGTAATGTAGCTGTAGTTAAGTCTGCATTGAAGTAGCTCTTTTTCTATTTGAAGATCTACCTATACTATAGATAACCCATCTTAGCCCTATTAGAGTTGAATTTTGTCAATCAAGGCCCCCTCAAAAAAATTCTAACTTTAGAGCTATCCATAAATCTTAATATAGTCATAGAAGGTCATAATTAAGCCTATTAACATATTCATGTTcatatttttactaattttcaGCAATCTAACTCTATTATTTTCAAGTTCTTTCCACATAACCATCACAAAACATTATGCCTACCATTCTATGGATCtatttttataactaataatGATTAGAGTGCCACTATAGATTTTCAAAGTACAGTTATAAGATTTTGGAGTGCAACAATCGTGAAGCTTTTATCACACATGTTGCCAACTAACATTTgcaaatattctaaatatatttttctaacaaatcTTGAAATGGCATGGACCAAAGAGATGCGTCCAAATAAATGAGAAGTGTATAAGAACTAAATAGGAAATTAAGGATAGCAAAAGCCTACCATATGTAGTATAAACCATCCATCTCCTGTCTCTGAACTCTACCCAAAAGCTCGATTTGCAAAACTCCACCAATACAGAGAACAGGCTCGGGTAGACTGAATTTTTGAAGACTATTCTCCTACAATTTCACCATAATGCAGAAAATGAGAGATCTACTTACCAATTATGGCACccaaataggaaaaaaaatagaaatagatcaaaattttagtattaaaaCCCAATTTACATGACAGACAGAAATCACCCTCAAATTTGTTCCACATTTCTATCTGAAACTCAAAtctgttttaaaattaagtcaGTAATATTACTCAAATGACCTGCATCATTGGAAATTCAGGCGAAGTGTAAGTCCACACAAAGTTATCGTTTGTATAGTTCCCAACCCTATATTCTCCTCTCATCAGAACATCCATTTCCATGGAGCTCTTTGGATGTCCCATCTTAAACCGAACTGATTTTGCCGAATATACAGGGAAGCCATACTGAAAATATGCTGAAACATGAACAGATTTCTTTAATCGAGAAGAAAAAAAGGTATTGCAATGAAATATCTAaactagaaaaagaaaaaaacaaataaattccAAAACTGACCTTGAAATGGTTGGACATAGATTTCAGAGATAATACACAAATTTGCAGCCAACTTATAAACCAATGCCTCAGGAACAGTAGGATCATCTTCACCTTCACTCGACCAATACGATGCTCTACGGTCAACCCTATCGCTCGGCTCCAAAGTATTCTCAATGGTTTCGTCTGGGTAATTATCAGTGCTGGAAGCAACAATTGCTTGTGAGATACAACTTTTATCTGAGGATCGTTCAAGACCATGAGCCATACAAGCATAGACTCTGTGATTTCGATTCAGATATTCCCAACCCAGAGTATTACACAGCATCTCTTCAACTGGTTCTATAATATTCTTAACTTGGATTGACTTGATAAAACTCGATAAGTCGGGAAATAGTGTAACACAAAGATTCTTTGCCAAACCATTTTCAACAACTGCAGAGAGGATCATGtcacataaaaaaacaaaaaacaaaaaattagcATGTGTTCATATGTCAAATGATAGCAAAGTCAAATTTGAGGCTTTTAGGTTACCGAATCTTTGCCAGGATCTTGAAACTGCAGTAGCACGAACAAGATCAGATGGGTCATCCAAACACATGAGTATCTTGCTGGATATGTCAGGTCCAAGAAATTCGATGAAGTCTCCAATTTTCTCCATCAAAACTAAACTCTATGTGTCCAAGCGGCAAGGAATTCATcgagaaaacaaaaaatataaagagtATAATGAGTTGGTATttcaaaaaagaagaaaattccTATCGTACAAAACCTAATTCACAAGATTACGTAAAGGGTATGCAAAAGGGTAAACCACTGTAACAT
This genomic window contains:
- the LOC124910751 gene encoding F-box protein At4g00755-like, giving the protein MEKIGDFIEFLGPDISSKILMCLDDPSDLVRATAVSRSWQRFVVENGLAKNLCVTLFPDLSSFIKSIQVKNIIEPVEEMLCNTLGWEYLNRNHRVYACMAHGLERSSDKSCISQAIVASSTDNYPDETIENTLEPSDRVDRRASYWSSEGEDDPTVPEALVYKLAANLCIISEIYVQPFQAYFQYGFPVYSAKSVRFKMGHPKSSMEMDVLMRGEYRVGNYTNDNFVWTYTSPEFPMMQENSLQKFSLPEPVLCIGGVLQIELLGRVQRQEMDGLYYICISHVKAVGRMLSPSFEVNVMDLSGRCTLEYCPPLDQNSSESQFKDADSSEPSNFSALSMRLMRTRIRGWEEMIRNTLLGAGAVVVEEEEEEEEEEEHQDGEVEDGDSGN